A stretch of the Thunnus thynnus chromosome 7, fThuThy2.1, whole genome shotgun sequence genome encodes the following:
- the psph gene encoding phosphoserine phosphatase codes for MNPLRGRLKLKLLVPYQSCLYRTMTTLSQTKELFRRAEAVCFDVDSTVIKEEGIDELAKFCGVGDAVTEMTRKAMGGSMTFKTALTERLSIIRCSREQVNKLITDHPPQLTPGIRELVDHLHQRNIKVFLISGGFRCIVEHVATQLNIPLHHVYANRLKFYFNGEYAGFDESQPTAESGGKGKVISMLKEQFGFKTVVMIGDGATDLEACPPASAFIGFGGNVVRPQVKDRSSWYVTSFGELLKELEKI; via the exons CACAATGACAACACTGTCGCAGACAAAAGAACTCTTCCGGAGAGCAGAAGCTGTCTGTTTCGATGTGGACAGCACGGTCATCAAAGAAGAAGGCATTGATGAACTTGCCAAATTCTGCGGTGTGGGGGATGCAGTCACTGaaat gaCTCGCAAAGCCATGGGTGGCtcaatgacatttaaaacagcCCTGACTGAGCGTCTCTCCATCATCCGATGTTCCAGAGAACAAGTGAACAAGCTGATTACAGACCATCCACCCCAGCTGACTCCAGGTATCAG GGAGCTTGTGGACCATCTTCACCAGCGCAACATCAAGGTGTTCCTCATTTCAGGCGGCTTCCGCTGCATTGTTGAACATGTGGCTACTCAGCTAAACATTCCTCTGCACCATGTTTATGCCAACCGGCTCAAGTTCTACTTCAATG GAGAGTATGCTGGTTTTGATGAGAGTCAGCCGACAGCTGAGAGTGGTGGAAAAGGAAAGGTCATCAGCATGCTGAAGGAACAGTTCGGCTTCAAGACTGTGGTGATGATTGGAGATGGAGCCACTGATCTAGAGGCCTGCCCTCCTGCT AGTGCCTTCATTGGATTTGGCGGCAATGTCGTCAGGCCGCAGGTTAAGGACAGGAGTTCGTGGTACGTCACAAGCTTTGGAGAGCTCCTGAAGGAACTGGAGAAGATCTAA
- the nipsnap2 gene encoding protein NipSnap homolog 2, protein MATGVLQRVSGGLGRAKSRAHTAGQLVVWSRGFATSGSRDRQDSWFKSLFVRKVDPRKDAHSNLLTKNEESNLYKIQFHNVKPECLDSYNKLCEDVLPSIHADKYYPCELVGTWNTWYGEQDQAVHLWRYRGGYPALTEVMNKLRQNKEFTDYRKERGKMLLSRRNQLLLEFSFWNEPVPREGPNIYELRSYQLRPGTMIEWGNYWARAIGYRQHNREAVGGFFSQIGNLYMVHHLWAYKDLQSREDTRNGAWQQEGWDEVVYYTVPLIQHMDSRIMIPTKASPLQ, encoded by the exons ATGGCGACTGGAGTCCTTCAGAGAGTGAGCGGAGGTTTGGGTCGGGCTAAGAGCAGGGCCCACACGGCCGGACAGCTCGTCGTTTGGAGCAG GGGGTTTGCAACATCaggcagcagagacagacaggacagcTGGTTCAAGTCACTGTTTGTGAGGAAAGTTGATCCCAGGAAAGATGCACACTCAAACCTGCTGACCAAAAATGAGGAGAGTAATCTCTACAAAATTCAGT TCCATAATGTGAAGCCGGAGTGCCTGGACTCATACAACAAACTCTG CGAGGATGTTTTGCCCTCCATCCATGCCGATAAGTACTACCCCTGTGAGCTGGTGGGCACCTGGAATACCTGGTATGGAGAACAAGACCAGGCTG TTCATCTGTGGCGTTACAGAGGTGGATACCCAGCTCTGACAGAGGTGATGAACAAGCTCAGGCAGAACAAG GAGTTCACAGATTACAGGAAGGAGCGAGGTAAGATGCTCTTGTCTCGCAGGAACCAGCTTCTGCTGGAGTTCAGCTTCTGGAACGAGCCAGTGCCCAGAGAGGGACCCAACATCTATGAACTCAGGTCCTACCAGCTCAGG CCAGGAACCATGATCGAGTGGGGTAATTACTG GGCCAGGGCCATTGGATATCGCCAGCACAACAGAGAAGCTGTGGGAGGGTTTTTCTCACAGATCGGCAATCTCTACATGGTTCATCACCTCTGGG CTTACAAAGACCTTCAGTCCAGAGAAGACACACGGAACGGCGCCTGGCAGCAGGAGGGCTGGGACGAGGTGGTGTATTATACAg ttCCTCTTATTCAGCATATGGATTCCAGGATCATGATCCCAACAAAGGCTTCCCCGCTGCAGTGA